A genomic segment from Janthinobacterium sp. 64 encodes:
- a CDS encoding ABC transporter substrate-binding protein: MKHIKSLMLAAAIASAALTMAGSAQAQDKEQYIALPSYRVGPYAAGGSGFYGGIIDYFNLVNQAGGVNGVKISWEECETEYNPSRGVECYERLKTKQGGATLVETLSTGVAYGILDRVAQDKIPMTMIGYGRSDAANGKVFPYVYPLISSYWSQAAGMIKYLGDKDGGMDKLKGKKIVHLYHDSAFGKEPLPVLEALSKQYGFELVKIPVAPPGSEQQSQWLQIRQAKPDHVILWGWGVMNSVAIKTAQRNGFPRDKMLGVWWAGSEEDTIPSGEAAKGYTAMTFNTPGNYPVLDDIRKKLYASGKGNLSDQSRIGSVYHMRGVTAGILWVEAIRTAQEKFGKGKPVTGEQMRWGLENLNVDDARQKAVGALGMFPTVKTSCDDHEGSGAVKVQQWDGKKWTAITPKWIVGDKALVRKLVEESSGKYAEEKKITPACMK, encoded by the coding sequence ATGAAACACATCAAATCGCTCATGCTGGCCGCCGCCATCGCCAGTGCCGCACTCACCATGGCCGGCAGCGCCCAGGCCCAGGACAAGGAACAGTACATCGCCCTGCCGTCCTACCGCGTCGGTCCTTACGCGGCCGGCGGCTCCGGTTTCTACGGCGGCATCATCGACTACTTCAACCTGGTCAACCAGGCCGGCGGCGTCAATGGCGTCAAGATCAGCTGGGAAGAATGCGAAACGGAATACAACCCGTCGCGCGGCGTCGAATGCTATGAACGTCTGAAAACCAAGCAGGGCGGCGCCACTTTGGTCGAGACTCTGTCCACGGGCGTCGCCTACGGCATCCTCGACCGCGTGGCGCAAGACAAGATTCCCATGACGATGATCGGCTACGGCCGCTCGGACGCCGCCAACGGCAAGGTCTTCCCCTACGTCTATCCGCTGATCTCCAGTTACTGGAGCCAGGCCGCCGGCATGATCAAGTACCTGGGCGACAAGGATGGCGGCATGGACAAGCTGAAAGGCAAAAAGATCGTCCATCTGTACCACGATTCGGCCTTCGGCAAGGAGCCGCTGCCCGTGCTCGAAGCACTGTCGAAACAGTACGGCTTTGAACTGGTGAAAATTCCCGTCGCACCGCCAGGCAGCGAACAGCAATCGCAATGGCTGCAAATCCGCCAGGCCAAGCCGGACCACGTGATCCTGTGGGGGTGGGGTGTGATGAACTCCGTTGCCATCAAGACGGCGCAGCGCAACGGCTTCCCGCGCGACAAAATGCTGGGCGTCTGGTGGGCCGGCTCCGAGGAAGACACGATTCCATCGGGCGAAGCGGCCAAGGGCTACACGGCGATGACGTTCAATACGCCAGGCAACTACCCCGTGCTCGACGACATTCGCAAGAAACTCTACGCATCCGGCAAGGGCAACCTGTCCGACCAGTCGCGCATCGGCTCCGTCTACCACATGCGCGGCGTGACGGCCGGCATCCTGTGGGTGGAGGCGATCCGCACGGCGCAGGAAAAATTCGGCAAGGGCAAGCCTGTCACGGGCGAGCAGATGCGCTGGGGCCTGGAAAACCTGAACGTCGATGATGCGCGCCAGAAGGCCGTCGGCGCGCTGGGCATGTTCCCCACCGTGAAAACCAGCTGCGACGACCATGAAGGTTCGGGCGCCGTGAAGGTGCAGCAGTGGGATGGCAAGAAGTGGACCGCCATCACGCCGAAATGGATCGTCGGCGACAAGGCCCTGGTGCGCAAACTGGTCGAGGAATCGTCGGGCAAGTACGCCGAAGAGAAAAAGATCACGCCGGCGTGCATGAAGTAA
- a CDS encoding ABC transporter ATP-binding protein, producing the protein MTPTATQTPDTPPPYLSVNNIEVIYDHVILVLKGVSLQVPQGKIVALLGANGAGKSTTLKTISTLLRGERGDVTKGEVQFKGERVDQLTPNELVKRGLSQVMEGRHCFGHLTIEENLLTGAYTRSLSRGELKDALEKVYHYFPRLKTRRSSQAGYTSGGEQQMCAIGRALMAKPSMILLDEPSMGIAPQIVEEIFGIVKDLNHKENVSFLLAEQNTNVALRYADFGYILENGRVVMEGQAQELASNEDVKEFYLGVSSAGRKSFRDMKFYRRRKRWLA; encoded by the coding sequence ATGACACCCACTGCCACGCAAACACCAGACACCCCACCGCCCTACCTGTCGGTCAACAATATCGAAGTCATCTACGACCACGTGATCCTGGTCCTGAAGGGCGTGTCGCTGCAAGTCCCGCAAGGCAAGATCGTGGCGCTGCTGGGCGCCAACGGCGCCGGCAAGTCGACCACCCTGAAAACCATCTCGACCCTGCTGCGCGGTGAACGCGGCGACGTCACCAAGGGCGAAGTCCAGTTCAAGGGCGAGCGCGTGGATCAATTGACGCCGAATGAGCTGGTCAAGCGTGGCCTGTCGCAAGTGATGGAAGGGCGCCACTGTTTCGGCCATCTGACCATCGAGGAAAACCTGCTGACGGGCGCCTACACGCGCAGCCTGTCGCGCGGCGAACTGAAAGACGCGCTGGAGAAGGTCTACCACTATTTCCCTCGCCTGAAAACGCGACGCAGCAGCCAGGCCGGCTATACCTCGGGCGGCGAGCAGCAGATGTGCGCCATCGGCCGCGCGCTGATGGCCAAGCCGTCGATGATTTTACTGGACGAGCCCTCGATGGGCATCGCGCCGCAGATCGTCGAAGAGATCTTCGGCATCGTCAAGGACCTGAACCACAAGGAAAACGTGTCGTTCCTGCTGGCCGAACAGAACACCAACGTGGCCCTGCGCTACGCCGACTTCGGCTACATCCTGGAAAACGGCAGAGTCGTGATGGAAGGGCAAGCGCAAGAACTGGCCAGCAACGAAGACGTCAAAGAGTTTTATCTGGGCGTCTCCAGCGCCGGGCGCAAGAGTTTCCGCGACATGAAGTTCTACCGTCGCCGCAAGCGCTGGCTGGCCTGA
- a CDS encoding MBL fold metallo-hydrolase has product MPRSPALFPDAMQVFERGWLSSNNILFQGKDDTALIDSGYVTHAPQTLALLRRSLDGRPLDRLFNTHLHSDHCGGNALLQAEYGCQTAIPVSEADKVRAWDVDALSFQATGQQCPRFGFDATISPGDTLTLADMAWQALGAPGHDPHSLIFYCADEGILISADALWENGFGVIFPELDGGSGFLEARATLDLIASLDVRAVIPGHGRPFQDAAGALQRAYSRLDYLASDPVRNAQNAVKVLLKFLLLERQRIALAAIPALLRGMPIFEEANRRFLRQEAAALAEWAVSQLVRAAAARVEGEYLLNEG; this is encoded by the coding sequence ATGCCGCGATCGCCAGCGCTGTTCCCCGATGCCATGCAGGTGTTCGAACGCGGCTGGCTGTCGTCGAACAACATCCTGTTCCAAGGGAAGGATGACACGGCGCTGATCGACAGCGGCTATGTCACGCATGCGCCGCAAACCCTGGCCCTGCTGCGCCGCAGTCTCGATGGCCGTCCCCTGGACCGCCTGTTCAACACCCATCTGCATTCCGACCATTGCGGCGGCAACGCGCTGCTGCAAGCCGAGTATGGCTGCCAGACGGCCATTCCCGTCTCGGAAGCGGACAAGGTGCGCGCGTGGGACGTCGACGCCCTCAGCTTCCAGGCCACGGGCCAGCAATGCCCGCGCTTCGGCTTTGACGCCACCATATCTCCCGGCGACACGTTGACCTTGGCCGACATGGCCTGGCAAGCGCTGGGCGCACCGGGCCACGATCCGCACTCGCTGATTTTTTACTGCGCCGACGAGGGCATCCTGATCTCCGCCGACGCCCTGTGGGAAAACGGCTTTGGCGTGATCTTCCCCGAACTCGATGGCGGCTCCGGCTTTCTGGAAGCGCGCGCCACCCTGGACCTGATCGCCAGCCTCGACGTGCGCGCGGTGATCCCCGGCCACGGGCGGCCGTTCCAGGATGCCGCCGGCGCCCTGCAGCGCGCGTATTCGCGTCTCGACTACCTGGCGTCCGATCCCGTGCGCAATGCGCAGAATGCCGTGAAAGTGCTGCTGAAATTCCTGCTGCTGGAACGCCAGCGCATCGCCCTCGCCGCCATACCGGCCCTGCTGCGCGGCATGCCCATCTTCGAAGAGGCCAACCGGCGCTTCCTGCGCCAGGAGGCGGCCGCTCTGGCAGAGTGGGCCGTGTCGCAGCTGGTGCGGGCTGCAGCGGCACGTGTGGAGGGTGAGTACTTGCTTAATGAGGGCTGA
- a CDS encoding DUF1289 domain-containing protein — translation MNRNSGLCEGCLRTLDEIIAWSKADDDFKRAVWAELPGRESLLDFEPDY, via the coding sequence ATGAACCGCAACAGCGGTTTGTGCGAAGGCTGTTTGCGCACGCTCGACGAGATCATCGCCTGGAGCAAGGCCGACGACGATTTCAAGCGCGCCGTGTGGGCGGAATTGCCAGGCCGCGAATCTTTGCTCGATTTCGAGCCCGACTACTGA
- a CDS encoding phenylacetate--CoA ligase family protein translates to MTDTLDSLEARAPEARERELMAGLPQLIARAQQAPGWARILDGINAADITSRAALAQLPVTRKSDLKQLQHDALPFGGLNTTPKSALARVFVSPGPIFDPEGRGPDWWRFARPMYAAGVRAGGLLQNCFSYHFTPAAFMVEGGAARIGCTVIPAGIGQTEMQVQAMADLKPDTYIGTPSFLKLIIEKAREMGADISSVTKAVMGAEALPESLRSWFAANGVPHVFQTYASADIGSIAYETASNGKLNPGMVVDENVLLEIVHPGSGIPVAPGEVGEVVVTVFNADYPLIRFATGDLSAVLVDTPDSPCGRTNTRIKGWMGRADQTTKVRAMFVHPSQVHDIARRHPQIKKARLVVSGRMANDEMALHCEVDDPTDASGVEAIIGSIRELTKLRGDVLLVAVGSLAQDGKIIDDVRDYS, encoded by the coding sequence ATGACCGATACGCTCGACAGTCTGGAAGCACGCGCCCCCGAAGCGCGCGAACGCGAATTGATGGCCGGCCTGCCGCAGCTGATCGCGCGCGCGCAACAGGCGCCAGGCTGGGCCCGCATCCTCGATGGGATCAACGCGGCCGACATCACCAGCCGCGCCGCGCTGGCGCAGCTGCCCGTGACGCGCAAGTCCGACCTCAAGCAATTGCAGCACGACGCGCTGCCGTTCGGCGGCTTGAACACGACGCCGAAGAGCGCCCTGGCGCGCGTGTTCGTCTCGCCCGGCCCCATATTCGATCCCGAAGGCCGCGGCCCCGACTGGTGGCGCTTCGCGCGGCCCATGTATGCGGCCGGCGTGCGCGCCGGCGGCTTGCTGCAGAACTGCTTTTCGTATCACTTCACGCCGGCCGCCTTCATGGTCGAAGGCGGTGCCGCGCGCATCGGCTGCACCGTCATCCCGGCCGGCATCGGCCAGACGGAAATGCAGGTGCAGGCGATGGCCGACCTCAAGCCCGACACGTACATCGGCACGCCGTCATTTTTAAAACTGATCATCGAGAAAGCGCGCGAAATGGGCGCCGACATCAGCAGCGTCACCAAGGCCGTGATGGGCGCGGAAGCCTTGCCCGAATCCCTGCGCAGCTGGTTTGCCGCGAACGGCGTGCCGCATGTGTTCCAGACCTATGCCTCGGCCGATATCGGCAGCATCGCCTATGAGACGGCCAGCAATGGCAAGCTCAATCCGGGCATGGTCGTCGATGAAAACGTGCTGCTGGAAATCGTCCATCCGGGCAGCGGCATTCCCGTCGCGCCGGGCGAAGTGGGCGAAGTCGTCGTCACCGTCTTCAATGCCGACTACCCGCTGATCCGCTTCGCCACGGGCGATCTGTCGGCCGTGCTGGTCGATACGCCGGACTCGCCGTGCGGGCGCACGAATACGCGCATCAAAGGCTGGATGGGACGCGCCGACCAGACCACCAAGGTGCGCGCCATGTTCGTGCATCCGTCGCAGGTGCATGACATCGCGCGCCGCCATCCGCAAATCAAGAAGGCGCGGCTGGTCGTGTCCGGGCGCATGGCCAATGACGAGATGGCTTTGCATTGCGAAGTCGACGATCCGACGGACGCCAGCGGCGTGGAAGCCATCATCGGCTCGATCCGCGAACTGACCAAGCTGCGCGGCGACGTGCTGCTGGTGGCCGTGGGCAGCCTGGCGCAGGATGGAAAAATAATCGACGACGTGCGCGATTACAGCTAG
- a CDS encoding branched-chain amino acid ABC transporter permease: protein MNFFFEVLIGGLLSGVMYALVAIGFVLIYKASGVFNFAQGAMVFFAALTCVGIMDKFGLSLWLAIPLTMLTMIVLGMAIERVVLRPLVNQPEITLFMATIGLTFFIEGLAQLMWGSQVHKLDLPIEDVPMQFLMDRFDINISQFDLMAAGICALLVICLALLFSKTKVGRALRAVADDHQAALAVGIPLQRIWAVVWGVAGLVAMVAGLLWGARNGVQFALTFIALKALPVLILGGFTSVPGAIVGGLIIGASEKLAEVYLGPMVGGGIEGWFPYVLALLFLLVRPEGLFGEKIIRRI from the coding sequence ATCAATTTTTTCTTTGAAGTGCTGATCGGCGGGCTGCTGTCGGGCGTCATGTACGCGCTGGTGGCGATCGGCTTCGTGCTGATCTACAAGGCCTCGGGCGTGTTCAACTTCGCGCAGGGAGCGATGGTGTTTTTCGCCGCCCTCACCTGCGTCGGCATCATGGACAAGTTCGGCCTGTCGCTGTGGCTGGCCATCCCGCTGACGATGCTCACCATGATCGTCCTGGGCATGGCGATTGAAAGGGTGGTCTTGCGGCCCCTCGTCAACCAGCCGGAAATCACGCTGTTCATGGCCACCATCGGCCTGACCTTTTTCATCGAAGGCCTGGCGCAGCTGATGTGGGGCTCGCAGGTGCACAAGCTGGACTTGCCCATCGAAGACGTACCGATGCAGTTCCTGATGGACCGCTTCGACATCAACATCTCGCAGTTCGACCTGATGGCGGCCGGCATCTGCGCCTTGCTGGTGATCTGCCTGGCCTTGCTGTTCTCGAAAACCAAGGTGGGCCGCGCCCTGCGCGCCGTCGCCGACGACCATCAGGCGGCGCTGGCGGTCGGCATCCCGCTGCAGCGCATCTGGGCCGTGGTGTGGGGCGTGGCGGGCCTGGTGGCCATGGTGGCCGGCCTGCTGTGGGGGGCGCGCAACGGCGTGCAATTCGCCCTCACTTTCATCGCCCTGAAAGCCTTGCCGGTGCTGATCCTCGGCGGCTTTACATCGGTGCCCGGCGCCATCGTCGGTGGCCTGATCATCGGCGCGTCGGAAAAGCTGGCCGAAGTCTACCTCGGCCCGATGGTGGGCGGCGGCATCGAAGGCTGGTTCCCGTATGTGCTGGCCCTGCTGTTCCTGCTGGTGCGTCCGGAAGGCCTGTTCGGCGAGAAGATCATCCGCCGAATATAA
- a CDS encoding ABC transporter ATP-binding protein, with amino-acid sequence MQMNEPDAHFGTARKTGPVILDLKNISLSFGGVKALTDISFDVKQHEIRAIIGPNGAGKSSMLNVINGVYRPQQGEIIYRGEHRRGMDCYAAAKSGIARTFQNIALFKGMTVLDNIMTGRNLKMKSNFLLQALYWGPARREEIEHRKKAEEIIDFLEIQAIRKTPVGRLPYGLQKRVELGRALVAEPEILLLDEPMAGMNVEEKQDMCRFILDVNDQLGTTIVLIEHDMGVVMDISDRVVVLDYGKKIGDGTPDEVRSNQDVINAYLGVAH; translated from the coding sequence ATGCAAATGAACGAACCCGACGCCCATTTCGGCACGGCCCGCAAGACGGGACCCGTGATCCTCGACCTGAAGAACATCTCGCTGTCGTTCGGCGGCGTGAAAGCGCTGACCGACATCTCGTTCGACGTCAAACAGCATGAAATCCGCGCCATCATCGGCCCGAATGGCGCCGGCAAGAGCTCGATGCTGAACGTGATCAACGGCGTGTACCGCCCGCAGCAGGGCGAGATCATTTATCGGGGTGAACACCGGCGCGGCATGGATTGCTACGCGGCCGCCAAGTCCGGCATCGCACGCACCTTCCAGAACATCGCGCTGTTCAAAGGCATGACGGTACTCGACAACATCATGACGGGGCGTAACCTCAAAATGAAGTCGAATTTCCTGCTGCAAGCCCTGTACTGGGGGCCGGCGCGGCGCGAGGAAATCGAGCACCGCAAGAAGGCCGAAGAGATCATCGACTTCCTGGAAATCCAGGCCATCCGCAAGACGCCCGTGGGGCGTTTGCCCTACGGCTTGCAAAAGCGGGTGGAGCTGGGCCGCGCACTGGTGGCCGAACCCGAGATTTTGCTGCTGGACGAACCGATGGCCGGCATGAACGTGGAAGAAAAACAGGACATGTGCCGCTTCATCCTCGACGTCAACGACCAGCTGGGCACGACCATCGTGCTGATCGAGCACGACATGGGCGTGGTGATGGATATCTCGGACAGGGTGGTGGTGCTCGACTACGGCAAGAAGATCGGCGACGGCACACCCGACGAGGTGCGCAGCAACCAGGATGTCATCAACGCCTATCTCGGCGTGGCGCACTAG
- a CDS encoding NAD(P)H-dependent flavin oxidoreductase: MALPVALQNLSLPVIASPMFIASGPALVAAQCKAGIVGSFPALNARPAELLDTWLTDLQAELAAFQAANPDKKVGPIAVNQIVHQSNDRLAHDVEVCVKHRIPIIISSLRAPPKEMLDAIHSYGGIVLHDVISIRHAKKALEAGVDGLILVASGAGGHAGTLSPFALVGEVRKFFDGPLALSGSIATGDAVLAAQAMGADFAYIGSRWLATKESNVSDGYRDAIVDSSAADIVYTNLFTGVHGNYLKKSIVAAGLDPEALPEADKSAMNFGSGSAKAWRDIWGAGQGVGLMDDVPSVAEMVARLKAEYDAARARLKL, from the coding sequence ATGGCATTGCCTGTTGCGTTGCAAAACCTCTCCTTACCCGTTATCGCCTCGCCGATGTTCATCGCCAGCGGCCCGGCCCTCGTCGCGGCGCAGTGCAAGGCCGGCATCGTCGGTTCCTTCCCGGCCTTAAATGCGCGTCCCGCCGAATTGCTCGACACGTGGCTGACCGACCTGCAGGCCGAACTGGCCGCCTTCCAGGCCGCCAATCCCGATAAAAAAGTAGGACCGATCGCCGTCAACCAGATCGTGCACCAGTCGAACGACCGTCTGGCGCATGACGTGGAAGTGTGCGTGAAACACCGGATCCCCATCATCATTTCCTCGCTGCGCGCGCCACCGAAGGAAATGCTCGACGCCATCCACAGCTATGGCGGCATCGTGCTGCATGACGTGATCTCGATCCGCCACGCGAAAAAGGCGCTGGAAGCGGGTGTCGATGGCTTGATCCTGGTCGCCAGTGGCGCCGGCGGCCACGCGGGCACCCTGTCGCCGTTCGCGCTGGTGGGTGAAGTGCGTAAATTTTTCGACGGCCCGCTGGCGCTGTCGGGCTCCATCGCCACGGGCGACGCCGTGCTGGCCGCGCAAGCCATGGGCGCCGACTTTGCCTACATCGGCTCGCGCTGGCTGGCGACCAAGGAATCGAACGTCAGCGACGGCTACCGCGACGCCATTGTCGATTCAAGCGCGGCGGACATCGTCTACACGAACCTGTTTACTGGCGTGCACGGCAATTACTTGAAAAAATCGATCGTCGCGGCCGGACTCGATCCGGAAGCCTTGCCCGAAGCGGACAAGAGCGCGATGAATTTCGGCTCCGGCAGCGCCAAGGCCTGGCGCGACATCTGGGGCGCGGGTCAGGGCGTGGGCTTGATGGATGACGTGCCGAGCGTGGCAGAGATGGTGGCGCGCCTGAAAGCCGAATACGATGCGGCGCGCGCGCGGTTGAAGCTGTAA
- a CDS encoding branched-chain amino acid ABC transporter permease → MIYREAGQFKTSYQADNQIFPIRQDRLALTATLLVAVFLLPYVASPYMLSAILIPFLIFALAALGLNILTGYAGQLSLGTAAFMAVGAFASYNFMARLPGLPLLVSFILGGLCAAMVGIAFGLPSLRIRGFYLAASTLATQFFVVWCLTKIPYLTNYSSSGVITVQKMTILGYQFDTPQSKYLLVLAIVAGMALLAKNMIRSNVGRSWMAVRDMDMAAEVIGFRLMRTKLLAFAVSSFYCGVAGALYAYAYLGTVEPEAYNLDLSFRILFMIIIGGVGSILGSFLGAAFIVLLPVFLNTIAHGLSLPTSVASNLELMVFGALIIFFLIVEPHGLARLWQIAKEKLRLWPFPH, encoded by the coding sequence ATGATTTACCGTGAAGCAGGACAATTCAAGACCAGCTACCAGGCTGACAACCAGATTTTCCCTATCCGCCAGGACCGCCTGGCGCTGACGGCCACGCTCCTTGTCGCCGTCTTCCTGCTGCCGTATGTTGCCTCGCCCTACATGCTGTCGGCGATCCTGATTCCCTTCCTGATCTTCGCGCTGGCAGCGCTGGGCCTGAACATATTGACCGGCTACGCGGGCCAGCTGTCGCTGGGCACGGCCGCCTTCATGGCCGTGGGCGCCTTTGCCTCGTATAACTTCATGGCCCGCCTGCCTGGCCTGCCGCTGCTGGTGTCGTTCATCCTCGGCGGCCTGTGCGCGGCCATGGTGGGCATCGCCTTCGGCCTGCCTTCCCTGCGCATCCGCGGCTTTTACCTGGCCGCCTCCACCCTGGCGACGCAGTTCTTCGTCGTCTGGTGCCTGACCAAGATTCCGTATCTGACCAACTACAGCTCCTCGGGCGTCATCACGGTGCAGAAAATGACCATCCTCGGCTACCAGTTCGATACGCCGCAAAGCAAATACCTGCTGGTGCTGGCGATTGTCGCCGGCATGGCGCTGCTGGCCAAGAACATGATCCGCTCCAACGTGGGCCGTTCGTGGATGGCCGTGCGCGACATGGACATGGCGGCTGAAGTGATCGGTTTCCGCTTGATGCGCACCAAGCTGCTGGCGTTTGCCGTCAGCTCGTTCTACTGCGGCGTGGCCGGCGCCCTGTATGCCTACGCCTACCTGGGCACGGTGGAGCCGGAAGCGTACAACCTGGACCTGTCCTTCCGCATCCTGTTCATGATCATCATCGGCGGCGTCGGTTCGATCCTGGGTTCTTTCCTGGGCGCGGCCTTCATCGTGCTGCTGCCCGTCTTCCTGAACACCATCGCGCATGGCCTGTCGCTGCCCACCAGCGTGGCCTCGAACCTGGAACTGATGGTATTCGGCGCGCTGATCATCTTCTTCCTGATCGTCGAGCCGCACGGCCTGGCCAGGCTGTGGCAGATCGCCAAGGAAAAATTGAGACTCTGGCCTTTCCCACACTAA
- a CDS encoding hypoxanthine-guanine phosphoribosyltransferase: MQEFHHNRARDLIKNAELLFDQDTVQASITRMADVLNTRFNADDSKEFPLVLGVMGGAVVFTGNLLPQLSFPLEFDYIHVSRYGDDDKGGEVVWKVIPRSNVAGRTVIVLDDILDEGETLAHVKQRLLDMGASEVILAVFADKAIGKKKPVQADIVGLVIPNRFVVGFGMDAYGYWRNLPGLWAIKPEDLKQE, translated from the coding sequence ATGCAAGAATTTCATCACAACCGTGCCCGTGACCTGATCAAGAACGCGGAACTGCTGTTCGACCAAGATACCGTGCAGGCGTCGATCACGCGCATGGCCGATGTGCTCAATACGCGCTTCAACGCCGACGATTCGAAAGAATTCCCGCTGGTGCTGGGCGTGATGGGCGGCGCCGTCGTCTTTACGGGCAACCTGCTGCCGCAACTGAGCTTTCCGCTCGAATTCGACTACATCCACGTGAGCCGCTACGGCGACGACGACAAGGGTGGCGAAGTGGTATGGAAAGTCATCCCCCGCTCGAACGTGGCGGGCCGCACCGTCATCGTGCTCGACGATATTCTCGACGAAGGCGAAACCCTGGCGCACGTCAAGCAGCGTTTGCTGGACATGGGCGCTTCGGAAGTGATCCTGGCCGTGTTTGCCGACAAGGCCATCGGCAAGAAAAAGCCCGTGCAAGCCGACATCGTCGGCCTGGTGATCCCGAACCGCTTCGTCGTCGGCTTCGGCATGGATGCGTATGGCTACTGGCGCAACCTGCCGGGCCTGTGGGCCATCAAGCCTGAGGATTTGAAGCAGGAGTGA